In Nematostella vectensis chromosome 12, jaNemVect1.1, whole genome shotgun sequence, the genomic window AGACAATAACAaaatttattgaaaaattTATAACCTGCAATACGAAAAGAAATTTTGAATTAATAGCTTTGATAAAGACTTACTaaatgcaatgtttattttaacaGCTGTGTACATTATTAGTGAAATTCAGTTTTGCTTTGCACCTGTGGTCTGTAATAATGGgaaatatgttaaaaagtcaaacaaaaataatgaaGATTTCCACCAGATACAAATCAAATGTAATCCTTTATGTGAAGGTTTAAAACGCCAGGCATGGGCCAGTACACACCATTTAAACTGAGTTTTTCCCattgacacattttttttcatagacACAATTGATTTTTAATGGACATACATTTCTACTGTATATTTTTGCTCATCTTTTAGATTTATGTTTTAGAATGGGAAAGATTGCCTTTTTTGTTAGATGAATGTAAATGGTTTATATGGACTTCATGTTGTGTTAAACTAGTTTACTAATTGTTGCTTTCTCTTGTAGGTGTGTCTGGAAAAAGTCAAATGATGTTTGCCTTGGTATTCTCCACAAGATACCTGGATCTCTTTACAAGTTTTGTCTCACTGTACAACTCTGTTATGAAAGTTATCTACATTTCCTGTGCATTTGCGACACTGTACCTCATGTATATCAAGTTCAAGGCCACTTATGACTCTAACCATGACACATTCCGTGTGGAGTTTCTTCTCATTCCTGTTGCTGGTCTAGCATGCCTAGTCAACCATGAGTTTACCATCATGGAGGTGAGCATCGAATTGTCTTGGCAATTTAGTTGGTGATTTGGTCTGGGGGCAGCCCTTTGTCATTCCTTGTTGTGTATTTGCCAGGGggtatacatttttttatcagattCATACTCTTCTTGGTGTGACAGTAGAGAGTGGAGTTGCCCTGTTTTCTAGATGGTCTTGATGTATAAGATGTATCTAGattttgaatatcttttttgaataaaaaaaaagcagttgACCTTAACCCTTTGGTGCCTGCCCTAAAATGGGCCATTTTTTGTGTCTCTCATTGTAAAATATCCTGCCACTTCTGCTTTTATCCGATTTGCTTGTGCTATATGTCTATGGAAAGCTTACAAAATAGGCTACACATTGGTTCCctcatttttaattttttcaccATTTactaattattttttgtattaattTATGCTAATTAAGGTGTTACGTAATATACTATTTACAAGAAAATATCACATTATACACTTGAAATCAAGTCAAtcaaaaaatgttgaaaacaaaattgttcCCTATCATATAATACACACTTGCTATAAATTCTAGCCTAATGcacaaaaagaagagaaagttACAGCAGAAAAGCTTACCATATGTAAATTATGCTATTTTGGGGACGGGTaataaaaatttatttttttctgaaattatcaacaatatttaaaataagaaCACTATATCATGGTTTAATAGTGTCTTTTATACACTTATAATTAGCTTTGTGTTATTCTGCCTAGCATTTCTTGCTTACAATTGCTAGTATTCACTAAATAAattatgaaaaacaaaaaaaagtaatgAAATACTAACTGTACACAGCATTGTCCTTGCAAACTATAGATAACTAAACACTCTTACTCATGGAACTCCTTGCTGTGCCATATTTTAAAACAGTTCTGGGTGCTGGTGAGGTGCAGGTATGCCTGGCATTGTGGTGCTTCGCAGTAGGTCCTGACCTTTAGTTCCTTTCCCGTGGTTGCATAACAAACCTTACAGTTTCTCTTCACATCCGACATCATTGGCATGTGGACAGTCTCAAACTGGTTAGGTGCCCTAGTTGGTGGCTTGTGGGCAGGTGGGGGACCAAACTCTTCTAAGCCTACCAGCTGTCTCACTAGTTCTTCTCTAAACTCAGCAACTGAATACTTCTTCGGGCGATAAAGTGCTGTGTTGTCAGGGTTCTGGGCACGGTGAAGCTGGAAAAGAATATAGCTATTTACAACAGCTATATCAATCATGTGGAAGAAGAGGACTTTCCACCATCTTCTGCACTTTGAGAGAGCGTTGTTCTTTGTCATCAGCTGGTCAGATCTGTCCACACCATTCATATAGCTGTTGTAGTTGTTGATGGCCATCGGCTGCCTCACTTCGATGTTCGTCCACTGTTCTCTGGATTTCACTTTTCTTGAAACAATTACATAATCATTGGCACATTCAATGGAGGATAAGATAGTGACTGGTCTGTTATCCTTCCACTGCTGTGCCAAGCAAACACCATCTCTGTGCCATCTCATACTTCCTCGCTCTTTCTTCCCCGCCCATTTTCTGCCATTCTTCATCTCCTCTGGAAACCCCCTTCTATTTTCAGCCGCAGTGCCAGTAGCTGGTGTCTTCACAAGGAAAAGATCCTTTATAAGTGTCACTGATGTGTAAAAGTTATCACAATACAGATGGTATCCTTGATTGAGTAGGGGTGATAATAACTTCATGACAACATCATATGCAAGCCCATTAGTACTTGGGGCATTCGCTGTCTGTCTTCCGGCATAGACATCAAAGTCATAAGTGTAACCATTTGTACTGTCTGCCAGAACCCACAACTTAAGTCCCCATTTCGTTGGTTTGTTCTTTATATACTGCCTCATACCTGAACGATGCTTACTCTTTACCATTCTTTCATCTATTGCAACATTCTGGAAAGGCTGGTATAATGCCTTGCACCTCTCCTTGAAATGGTCAAGGAAACTGCGTACTTTCCTCAGCTTGTCCTGATCATCCTCTTCAATTTGATTTACAACATGTAACATGGCCATCAAGGCCTTGAAACGGTCACGTGCCATGATTGCCCTTGCCCATAGCCCATGATATAATGTTTTTGTGTTCCAGTATCTGTGGAATGAGCTTACATTCACAAGACCACAGTA contains:
- the LOC125557308 gene encoding piggyBac transposable element-derived protein 4-like, encoding MEVGSEAESNTSFGDEEAHPEGSSSSDESVGEEAASSASRPVRARGRGGGRRRGRGRGQQRRQLATAQPQQATSYNSYGDADQVNQLPDFAPSRIPGLHLEVPLLRGAMTRAVDFFQLFFTAHLVQQICANTNAYAYAYANIEQKQSYANEMGAWNDTNPEEINRLIALILYCGLVNVSSFHRYWNTKTLYHGLWARAIMARDRFKALMAMLHVVNQIEEDDQDKLRKVRSFLDHFKERCKALYQPFQNVAIDERMVKSKHRSGMRQYIKNKPTKWGLKLWVLADSTNGYTYDFDVYAGRQTANAPSTNGLAYDVVMKLLSPLLNQGYHLYCDNFYTSVTLIKDLFLVKTPATGTAAENRRGFPEEMKNGRKWAGKKERGSMRWHRDGVCLAQQWKDNRPVTILSSIECANDYVIVSRKVKSREQWTNIEVRQPMAINNYNSYMNGVDRSDQLMTKNNALSKCRRWWKVLFFHMIDIAVVNSYILFQLHRAQNPDNTALYRPKKYSVAEFREELVRQLVGLEEFGPPPAHKPPTRAPNQFETVHMPMMSDVKRNCKVCYATTGKELKVRTYCEAPQCQAYLHLTSTQNCFKIWHSKEFHE